A single Crateriforma conspicua DNA region contains:
- a CDS encoding flagellin — translation MTRINTNVPSLVAQNRLQTSNRDLQTSLTRLSTGLRINSGSDDPAGLIASEALRSEITSLGKAVSNTQRASQIISTADSALGEVSSLLNDIRGLVVEAANSGALSPDEIAANQLQIDSSLEAINRIAQTTTFQGRRLLDGSLDFVTQGGSNFGTITDLQIDQANLGALGAIDVDIEVIAAATKAEVSTTGIPASTTAAYSTGTINFSAPSADAEAAGTVNFANSFTVGAEATGTINFDDAFTPNAEAGGTLTLGSGVTLDIDAVDGGLADGLKGDSTIIEVVTQVGGDSSASYDADSDTLTLTLVEGDDAAAIVTDLTGDPNFTVAANGGTSGTIAAGDAGTYTGQLTGGSNTTSGTTGFDLTAVNGGAADGAKGNDTEIVLTSGATTGAVYDADNDLLTVTVADGDTIADIAAAINNDVGDVFIASNTVNGDYEYDAVDNTAPGSPLTAQLASGTDPTLASSFDIEAVNGGDADGTAGNGVTLNLTSGDTTEAVYDAENDVINVTVADGATTADIAAAIDNEGTFITRNVQNGTALFATADLGANDPSLTGGTDATADDVITVTADDASADSDGVSITLNSDNSLDAGTAIASLDTDGNIVVAVSSNGPVNVGAISQAIDDLEGFSAELTATDGDGSYDIVNDTPATTTDLTGGVFGGGLNADLVVQLTGSLGSEVFQFDKGASLDDVIQSINLVSDSTGIQAEDDGGSLKLTSTSYGSESLIDIEVIEEGEGGTFESGLTASRANGKDIRATVNGTSATGDGNTLSINTSTLDLTVTVEEGSDTDVSFSITSGGALFQLGPDVTSNQQARMGIGSVSTSQLGGASGRLYELASGQDKSLTNDINGAARVIDDVINKVTGLRGRLGAFQATTLDSNMVSLNETMANLKEAESSIRDADFAQESANLTRAQILVQSGTNVLGIANQNPQNVLSLLG, via the coding sequence ATGACACGGATTAACACCAACGTTCCTTCGCTTGTCGCCCAGAACCGGCTGCAAACGAGTAACCGGGATTTGCAGACCAGCCTGACGCGGCTGAGCACCGGCTTACGCATCAACAGCGGATCGGACGATCCGGCCGGTTTGATTGCCAGTGAAGCCCTGCGGAGCGAAATCACCAGCCTGGGCAAAGCCGTCAGCAACACGCAACGAGCCAGCCAGATCATCAGCACCGCCGACAGCGCCCTTGGTGAAGTCAGCAGCTTGTTGAACGACATCCGCGGTCTGGTCGTCGAAGCGGCCAACAGTGGTGCCTTGAGCCCTGACGAAATCGCTGCGAACCAGTTGCAGATTGACAGTTCGCTGGAAGCGATCAACCGGATCGCCCAAACGACCACCTTCCAAGGCCGCCGGCTGCTGGACGGCAGCTTGGACTTCGTGACCCAGGGTGGATCGAACTTCGGCACGATCACCGATTTACAAATCGATCAAGCCAACTTGGGCGCGTTGGGTGCGATCGATGTCGATATCGAAGTCATTGCGGCGGCGACCAAGGCGGAAGTCAGCACGACCGGGATCCCGGCGTCAACCACTGCCGCTTACTCCACCGGCACGATTAACTTCAGCGCCCCATCGGCCGATGCCGAAGCGGCCGGTACCGTGAACTTTGCCAATTCGTTCACCGTTGGCGCCGAAGCCACCGGGACGATCAACTTCGACGATGCGTTCACGCCCAATGCCGAAGCCGGCGGTACGTTGACGCTGGGCAGCGGCGTGACGTTGGACATCGATGCGGTCGACGGCGGCCTGGCCGACGGTTTGAAGGGCGACAGCACGATCATCGAAGTCGTCACGCAAGTCGGCGGTGATTCGTCGGCCAGCTATGACGCCGACAGCGACACACTGACGTTGACCTTGGTCGAAGGCGATGATGCCGCGGCAATCGTGACGGACCTGACCGGCGACCCGAACTTCACCGTCGCAGCCAACGGCGGTACCTCGGGTACGATCGCCGCGGGCGATGCGGGCACGTACACCGGCCAATTGACCGGCGGTTCGAACACGACCAGCGGCACGACGGGCTTTGACCTGACGGCCGTCAACGGTGGTGCGGCCGACGGTGCCAAGGGGAACGACACGGAGATCGTGTTGACCAGTGGTGCGACGACCGGTGCAGTTTACGACGCCGATAACGACCTGTTGACCGTGACGGTTGCCGACGGTGACACGATCGCCGACATTGCCGCGGCGATCAACAATGACGTTGGTGACGTGTTCATCGCATCGAACACCGTCAATGGTGACTATGAGTATGACGCTGTCGACAACACGGCACCGGGCAGCCCGCTGACGGCTCAACTGGCCAGCGGCACCGACCCGACGTTGGCATCGTCATTCGACATCGAAGCGGTCAACGGTGGTGACGCCGACGGCACCGCGGGCAACGGCGTGACGTTGAACCTGACCAGCGGTGACACGACCGAAGCGGTTTACGACGCCGAAAACGACGTGATCAACGTCACGGTGGCCGATGGTGCGACGACAGCTGACATTGCCGCCGCGATCGACAACGAAGGCACGTTCATTACACGGAACGTGCAAAACGGCACGGCCTTGTTCGCCACGGCGGATTTGGGTGCGAACGACCCCAGCCTGACCGGTGGTACCGACGCGACGGCCGATGACGTGATCACGGTCACGGCGGACGATGCCAGTGCCGACAGCGATGGTGTTTCGATCACGCTGAACTCGGACAACTCCTTGGACGCCGGCACCGCAATCGCATCGCTGGATACCGACGGCAACATCGTCGTCGCGGTCAGCAGCAACGGTCCGGTCAACGTCGGCGCGATCTCGCAAGCGATCGACGATTTGGAAGGCTTCAGCGCCGAACTGACCGCCACCGATGGCGACGGCAGTTATGACATTGTCAACGACACCCCGGCGACCACGACCGATCTGACCGGCGGCGTTTTCGGCGGCGGACTGAACGCCGACTTGGTGGTTCAGTTGACCGGTTCGTTGGGTTCGGAAGTCTTCCAGTTTGATAAGGGAGCTTCGCTGGACGACGTGATCCAGTCGATCAACTTGGTTTCCGATTCGACCGGCATTCAAGCCGAAGACGACGGCGGTTCGCTGAAGTTGACCAGCACCTCGTACGGCTCCGAATCGCTGATCGACATCGAAGTCATCGAAGAGGGCGAAGGCGGAACGTTTGAAAGCGGTTTGACCGCGTCGCGGGCCAACGGAAAAGACATCCGCGCCACGGTCAACGGAACGTCCGCCACCGGCGACGGCAACACGTTGTCGATCAACACCAGCACGCTGGACTTGACCGTGACGGTCGAAGAAGGCAGCGACACCGACGTGTCCTTCAGCATCACCAGTGGCGGTGCCCTGTTCCAACTGGGCCCCGATGTGACCAGCAATCAGCAAGCCCGCATGGGGATCGGCAGCGTCAGCACCAGCCAACTGGGCGGTGCCAGCGGCCGGCTGTACGAATTGGCCAGCGGCCAGGACAAGAGCCTGACCAATGACATCAACGGCGCCGCACGCGTCATCGATGACGTCATCAATAAGGTCACCGGGCTGCGTGGGCGGTTGGGTGCGTTCCAGGCAACGACGCTGGACAGCAACATGGTCAGCCTGAACGAAACCATGGCCAACTTGAAGGAAGCGGAAAGTTCGATCCGGGACGCCGACTTTGCTCAAGAATCGGCAAACCTGACGCGAGCCCAAATCTTGGTCCAATCCGGTACCAACGTGCTGGGGATCGCCAACCAAAACCCGCAAAACGTCCTGTCGCTGTTGGGATAA